tattttgtcatatcttgccctgtttggcatctcccttcacccccttttctgttgtccgtccccaagggaggaggtcacatgtagatccttataatcagttccctctttccaacccactcaccctctaccctcccagtatcgcccctcacactcctggtcctgaagggatcatccaccctggattccctgtgcctccagctcctatctgcaccagtgtacatcctctgctctatccagacttgcaaaacttggatcatggtagttggggatgagggggcgggaggaggaagcgtttaggaactggaggaaagctatattctacatcggtactacatcgcaccctgactgactcatctcctcccctagacccctgtgCGAGGGGCTtttcagtggccgacaaatgggctttgggtctccactctgcacttcccccttcattcactgtgataagatttttttttttttggatgatgccttatacctgatcccttcgacacctcgtgatcgcactggttggtgagcttcttccatgtgggctctgtcgcttacctgataccttcgacacctcgtgatcacactggctggtgagcttcttccatgtggactctgttgcttctgagctagatggctgcttgtttaccttcaagcctttaagaccccagacactatctcttttgatagccgggcaccatcagttttcttcgccacatttgcttgtgcacccgtttgtcctcggcgatcgtatcacggaggtgtgcaaccgatgatatgattttttgttctttgatgcctgataagtgatcccttcagaaccatgtgatcacacaggatggggtgttcttccatgtgggctttgttgcttctgagctagatggccgcttgtttatcttcaagcctttaaaaccccagatgctatctcttttgatagccgggcaccatcagctttcttcaccacattttcttgttcacccgttttggcttcagcggttgtgtcgggaaggtgagcatcacagaatgccaatttaatagaagaaagtattcttgcattgagggagtcctcgagtagaggtccaaggtccttctgccacctaatactaaacctaaaaatataggcacatagatctatttccccatcctcatatatatatttgcaaatatacatgtctttgtctagacctctataaatgccctttgcctcctagctctttcctctatttcccttgactttcctcctgtcccactatcatgctccatccccacctgagttacagctatacctcttcattatctTACCCATGATCATTCCCtaacaggcctgccactcccacctcaccaccaatttggatcccttgttattcccttgtccctgggtttgttaacaccacttccttaccacccccccaccttcccctatcccatgtccccccagaactgtcggtatcGTTGCTTTTCCTCCAGAcagtaggggagtagaaagcgtaGCCTTCCTCCCTCGAGTGGCAGGTGgatttttgaacttcagaccttgtggttagcagcccaatgtgtcaagcaccagAGCTCAACTCCAAGCTACTTTTATTCTGCGAAAAATAAATCCCTTTCTTGTGTGAGCAACTGCTTTCTTAAGACTCTGGGACAAACAGCCAAATGCAACATCCAGGTAAGACGTCTGGTTTTTATGATACTCTTCTCCGTTGATTAATTCTCCTACTCTCCCTTAAGCATCTTCTCGTATCTACTCTTAAAGACGAGACTTCTAGAACCATAGTTTTGGTTGTCTTGTTTCTGCTACATACGTTGCCCCTGTTGCCCTCACCTGTTCATAACTTGTACTGTGAAATTATGAACTATGTTGATAACTGCTAAGTCTGTATTTCTCACTCAGTGCTTGCTCTCTGGGAGATACACTTTGAATATCCAACAAGCATCTCAAATTTAAATATCTTCACTACTGAGCTCAGTATTGTCTCCATATCTGCCCTTTCCCCTAAATTCTTTCTTATCCTTAATTGCTCTTCATAACCTCTTTTGTTCCAATCATGAATTAAGTTCTGCCAATTTACCATCAAAGTTTTTCAAGCCATCTCATCTTCTCCATTCCTGCTGTCACCACTTGGCTCTTTGTGGGGTTAGTACAACTCTCCTTCCTGTCTCCCAGCCTCTATTCTATTCTAGTTCTTCCACATTCTGCTTCCAGGGATCTTTCCACAATGTGTGTCTGGTTTGGTCGCCCTCCTACGGGGCTCCTCCCTGCTGCTAGGAGTGTCAAATGGCACTGAGTGGCGCCTACAGTGACTACATGTGCAGTAGGAGTTGTGGTCTCTGGTCTACCAAGTGAGGTCCTTCACAACCTGGCCCTTCCCTTTTGCTCCAGCCTCATCTCCCTTCCCTCTCGGCTGTCACACTCCATGTGCTAAGCATAGCTCACACGCAAAGTAGAAATCTCTGAAGGGGCCATATTCTCTCACTTCTGTTACTCGGTAATGTCCTTCCCATAGAGTAATGCTTAACTCCCACGTGTTCCTCAAAAAGGAGCTCAGCTGTCATCTCTGCCAGAAAGTCTTCCTTGGTGCCCCAAATCTGGGTTAGCCTCAATCATGACCATTTATGCAAAGCGACACAGTATTTTCTTTCCCTCAGAAGGTTAACTTCTCGTTGGTTCTCATCTTCATACCCTCATTGAATAAAGCTCTTGTGGGGACTATCAATATGAAATAAAACATGGTGTGCTCTTGCAGGGGCTCACAGCTACATCAATTTTCTTAGTATTATCAACATGTGAAATGTGCTTACACAAAATAGGTGTTGTACTAAAGCACTGTTTCCATTGGTCGGCTAATGGTCACAATTCGTTTCCGTTCTCCTCACTTACCGCCTGGCACAGCAGTGATCCACCCTGGAAGCGGTAATCCCGTTGAGAGTTGGCATATCCTACAGAGTCTGGAGTAATAGGTGTTTACTTCTACCTCTAGTAGAATATCCCTCTGATAATGTATTTCATAATAATATGAACTTTAAAAAACTTGCACTTACCTACAGTTTCAATAAGAATGATGTCATATCCTCCTCCTTCGCATAACAGAATAGCTTCATTTGTGGTCCTTGTCACGCCGCCTAGAGTCCCTCGAGTAGGGGATGGCCTGATGTACGCATTCATATCTCGTGATAACTCAGTCATTCGGGTTTTATCACCTAAGAGTGAGCCTAGAACACAGAGCTAGAGTTTATGATCCTGGAAGAGTTGTAGAGGCCAGTCAGTATCCAGTGGCAGTGCTTGTGGACAGTCCTCCTAAAGTCTTACATTGTACAACTTACATTGTACGATGATGCCGGGTTAATCTATTAACATGCTGTTCTTAGTAGGTGCTGGCAAGCCACTTCAAACTTAtagggagccatggtggtgtagtggttacatgttggtcagcaattcgaaaccaccgtgTGGCAAAGAGGAGGCATTTtacccctgtaaacagttacggcctcggaaacccacaagggcagttcgcccctgtcctgaaAGGCTGCTAGTAGGCAGCAATGGCCGTGAGTGAGTGGTGCTGTGTACAACGGCccagtcctgttccatcctcacaacaCTGCTAcatgtgagcccactgttgcaaccactgggtcAATATATCTTGAAGGTCTTTCTTTTGTTGACCCTCCTTCCTCTTTACTAAGCTTAATGTCCCTTTCTTGGGGCTgaccctcctgataacacacccagaaaacatgagacaaagtctcatcaccatcctcacttctaaggagcattctggttgttttCCTTCCAAGACATTCTTAGAATGTTAACTCTTCTGTCAGTCCATGCTACATTCGATATTCTGCACCAagattctaattcaaatgcatcaattcttactCAGCCTTCCCTATtcgttcattgtccagctttcaagtGCCTAAGAGaccgaaaataccatgtcttgggtcaggtacacctgtgTCCTCCAAGTGATAGTTTAACTTTTTAagtacttgaaagaggtcttttcaCCACATGCAGTatagcatttgatttcttgacttgctACTatcatgaccattgattgtgaatcccagCAAAATGAGTAACTGGGAACTTTAACCTATCCTCTATCATGATGTTTCTTATTGGCTATTTgttatgagaatttttgttttctttatgtggagGTATGTAAAAAttggattttgtgtcaacttgcctgAACCAGGATTCTCAGTTGTTTAGCCTAGTAACATCTATCACGTGACCTATCATAACGTAGTAAAACTCATGTTGGAATCTGCTGTGAGAAGTCAAGTATTTGTAGGAAGAATAGGATGGAGTGTAGCCTCCGTAATTATATCATAGCCCAGATGCAACTAAAAGCTTCCTGGGGGTTGTGGCTTAATTCCTATATAAGTGGATGTTGTGGGGAAGCTTGCTGGCTTCTTGCTGGATCTAGATCTTGTATCTGACTCTTCcacctccagttctttgaacttgagccaataGTTTGCCACATTGCTTGTCTACCCAGGGAGTCTTCAGTGGCCTGCCATTTGATTTGCCAAATTTGGACTGATTTACCTCTGCAGACACCAGCTGATCAGCCTCCTGCTTACCTGGGACTCAACAGCCTCGCTACATGAATCAGAAGTCTTCAGCCTAACATCTGACGCATGGATTTGGTACCTGCCCAGACTTAGACTTGACTACTTTTAAACCTGTGGAGCCATTTTCATGATATCAATTTTTTTCTGAATAGACATAGGTAAGTATCACTGGTCTTGCATCTCTAGAGACCTCATCTTAACACAAGGctaatctttatcagcaagtgcttgaagtcACCTTCACCCTGAGCAAGCCAGGCTGTGTCAGCTGCACACTGAAGGCTGTTaggaagtcttcctccaattatgATGTGGAGTTCTTCCTCATGctctccagcttcttggattacttgctcagcatatagactgaataaatatggtgaaaggatgcaatgttgacacatacctttcctgtctTTAAGCCATGCACTATCCCCTTGTGGTCCATGAATAACCTCTTTTTGATCTATGTAAagattccacatgaacacaattaagtgctctagaattcctattcttccccATGTTATCCACATTTGGTTGAAGGCTTTTGCAGGTCAATAATAACAGGTAATATCTTTCTAGGGGGAGTTCCCAGCAGAAGGGCAGATGGGCTGACGGAGGTGAGCAGACGGAGGGCACTAGGAGGAAAGCCTGGTACACCTACTACTCCCACAGGGATGTCAGAAATTACTACTACAGATAAGGTCATCTAATGACGCTCCACCGCCGAATCCCCATGACTCACAATTTGATGCTCAACTGTGGTTGCTACCAGAAGATGGAACTCTATTGTCCTCACAAAATCAGTCTGAGGAGATGACCCAGCACCACCCTGACAAGTACATCAAGTTCTTGTGCTCCATCTGCCTAGAGAACATGTCCGGATATATTCAGCAGATGTAGCGATGCAAGGCCAGGGAGGGCCATCTATTATCTGATGGCTTGTTTGAGTTCTGGCAGTTGTCCATAGTGGCGCTGTGGCAAATACTGAGAAACTGCATAAGCAGCAAATGAGCATGATATAAACTGGGCTGGGGGCCTGCACCATGCAGGAAAGTCCAAGACACCTGGATTCTGTTACATCAACGTCTTGGCTATTTTGGAAATGCTAACGTATCAACCAAGGGTGTGGAATATTGCATTGATATGCACCATGGGGATGCCGTGGAAGAGGCCCTCTATTCGAGATCAAGTCATGACTGTGTCCTTTCATAAGTATGGAGAGTACTTCCTTGGCACAGGGGACTTGCAGGATATTGGTACTAGGAAAAGCACGCATTCTGCTGTTAGGTTACCTACCCTCTCTGAGATGGGATCTATGATGAGCCCTATGAGGCACCTCCAGGCTGGTTCTATCCAGAGTGATGAAGATGTCCTAGCCTTGTGTAGTCATCCTACAATGGCTCCAACTCCCTACCTGGGAATCTATTAGGCGGCTTCAATCCGACCATCAAAGGGCATATCAAGTGTGGACAATTGGTGAGGAATTTCAACCTGCTGATGCTGGTACTGGGAGGGGCTGGCTACAccaattgaaaatgtcatgtgGTGACTTGTACTGGGCACATGAAACAGCTGTGGCCTGGGCACAGATATCCCCAGTGAGCTTCCACAAAACAACTACTTTGACTTCTTTGACCTAGATCTCAAGCCTCACATCATTCTTTCCACTAGGAACCAAAGGAACAGTAATGAGAGGCTCCGTGAGAATCTGGGACTGGTCCCCGTGCCGTGGCGTCCACATGCAGGCAGCTCCGAGGAGGCTGTCCCAGGGGAGAGTGATGATGAGACGGGAGATGATCCTGACCACCGCATCCTGACCTGTTCCTCTGACCAGTGAACTGCTTGGGAAGATTTCTCCGAGTCTGGTTAGAAGGAAGAGGGGGGCCACAAGAAGCCTACCAACTTCAAAATAGCCAAGAGTCAAAACAGAGGATGAAAAAGTgaaaaaaggaagtcacagaAGAGGAAAAAGCCAAGGAGGAAAAGCCAGAAGCCAAGCAGTCAAGGTCAAGTTGGCCTGAGCAGAACTCTCAAGCTCTGGCTTCTTACTAAGTTCCCTACATTTCTTCCCTGACCGTCTCAGAGTTTGTATTTTCTATTTCTCTGTAtagtaatataaaaatataataaatataaatattcccAGCGACTCGACAGGAGCTAGGTCCTTGAGCCTGGCCCAGGGCAGCTTGACTACAGGTAAACTTCCAGAGCTGCTTGTTTCAGGGAAAAGGTCACAGGCTCTGGTCTACCAAGCCTCACTCGCCAATGTGGGGTAGGCCATATAACCTTGCTAAACCCCTACTTTGCTGAGCTACCTAACAAATAATATGCCACTGGGAGAATCTAATGAGACTCTATAGACATTACTCAAATtctgttaaaaacaacaacaaacacagctTATCTACTTTCCAAAGAGCAGTTACAGTTGCAGCTCCTTCAGAAACTTTCTGAAACTTTTCCGTTTCGGTGAATTTCTACAGTACGACTGTTCTGTACTCTGCCAGCGTCCTGGGGTGTAGGAGAAATCACTCTCTAGACCCTTATCTCTGGAAATGGCATCTTCCTCGCCTCAGTTAAAGTGTTAGGCAATACATCATCTTTCAGGGGTCCCTTCCAAATGGGCCGTTGTTCATCAGTGGCCCAGGAGTAACCTCCACTCAGGGCAACCTCGCGTGCTCACCATAGATCTGTGCCCCTAGAATTTTCAGTGGTTGAATCTGTCTAATTGAGAAGCAGCTCTGGGGAGAGTCTACCCATCAAtcttcaattagcagccaagctcaGAACCATCTAAGCCACTCTAGGACTCCTCTTAGCCCttcagcaaactcactgccatccattgatgccgactcatagcaaccctgtagggcagggtagaacagcaCTTACCACCTCAAAATTTTGGAGTCTGCATTAAATGCAATATGAACTGAGAATGGATAGAAaacatagtggttctcaactggtgGCGACTGTTTCCCAGGGGACACTTGACAATGTTGGCAAACGTCCGGAGTTGTCATATTGGGGATTAGGGTGCTATTAGGTACACAAATTATAAAGAGGGGATATTTATATGGTTTGCTTTATGTTTCCTTTAAATGGCCTTTGATTGGGGGGAGCAGAAAGACTAAGTTTATATCCAAGTTTGCTTTGATGTGCTGCCAATTAAACCTTGAGTGACTGCATGTCTAAGGGCCTGCTGAACACCATGTGCAGTGTCCGATGCTGCGTGCTGTAGGGCAAACATCTCTATGTTACCTGGTCCCTCTAAGAGTGCTCTGTTTCACGGAACATGCAATGAGAGAAAGCTGCGTGACAGCCTATAAACAGTAGCAAGTTGCTTTTTACATTCAGCAGAAGAGACATTACAGCAGAGCAGAACCAGGGATGAGAAAGAGCCAATTTCCTGATCTGAGTAGCTAAGTGATGCAGCTAAGGCAGATGCCAGGTGCGCCGAGAGGCCTGGTCTTAGAAGAGCTGAAAGGCTCGGGTTTGCATCCCATCACCTGCCACTCCAAGCCCCTAATTCTCTCAGCACCCAGGCTGTTCCTGGTCAACTCACAGCCCACCTGGCCCTGTGAAACCAAGCTCCAACCTTCTCCCTCAGGCTGCACCCTGCCCCACAAAAATACCTTCCTTTCAGGAAGGCTGCTCTGCTAGCAATTAGAGGCCACCTGAGTGGGTAGCGTCTCACTACATTGCGGTAGACGTCCCATGCAGCCCACCCTGCTCTGCAACTTAAAAAGGCCCAGGGATACTCACCGCCACTAGTGCAAGAAGAAGGGTCCACAGCAAGCACAGACACTTTGTGCCCTCGCTCAGTAAGCATTTTCCCCAAATATTCTATAAAGGTCGATTTCCCAGCACCCGGCGGCCCAGACAACCCTAAAATGGAAAAAGACGGAATGTAACAAAATCCCTGAGATGAGCAGTCAGGAGTTCCAGCGGCAGGAGGGTGGACCGTTAGACAGCCCTGTGATTTCACTGGCTGAATTGAAACCATTGAGGTAGCTTAGTGCTTTCCGTAGCCATAAATAAGATTTCACGTATTTCCCTATGGAGGACCAGGGGCATCGCAGAAAGAACAACTGAGTTCTGTACATCCGTAAACCCCATTTGAATCCTAAAATATGTTCTAGCTTTTTCTCCCATAGGGTAGCTCTTTGGGGCTGAGCTCTGTGGCCTGTTGCTAAAGCCCTGAACTCCTACAACATCTGCCCAGTTCTTCGTTTACCTAGCTCATCTGTTTGTTTTATCTTCCCAGGAGAAAAACGATTCCTTTCTCTAGACATTGCCAGGGATTCAGAAAGCAGTTTTACATTCATAATGGATAGGCTTTCCTCCCTTATTTCACTCATAATTCGGGAAGTATTAGGTAAACTGAATCTAAAATCTGTCTAAAGAAGGCAGACAAGTCCTCTACTTGGAAAGCAAATAGAGGGAGGCAGGAACGAACACAAAGCTGGGTCTAGCTCCTGCTCCGCTTCGCACCGTGTGCTCATGGGCAGGTTACAGCCTGACTTCCAGGAAAATGATATCACACCAGGAGCTAGCTCTCGGGATGGTTGCTAGTATTGACTTAATGCTTGCATTGTGTTCAGAACCGTGCCTGGTCTATACGAGGGGGTTAAATGTTTTGCATGTGAAAAAgacttttatcttttaattcccttCCCCCTGAATGATTTGAACACGCCTGCATTACAGGAGCTACACGGTGTCTATTCAATTCCCGATATCCAGGGACATTAAGTTGCAATTGGACTCTGCTTGATTCCTTACCTGCATTCCCACATGAACGTTGCAGGAATAAGcacttgctgctgttgttggcGACAGTGATCAAGCAACCACACTAAAGACCCAGGTTTACAGGGCTTCTTGCGACCAGCGTGGGAGACCCAGAATGGCACCCCAAATCTGTAAGCTGCTAGTTAACACTAGATATTCCAAGATAATTTCTCTTCAACGATTCCTTAATACTCAGTAACAACAGTTGTGACAAACATTTTCCTCTGGGAGTTTGCTATGTTGTCTGTCTCAATGCACAGAGAATGAGTGTGTGTGCGCCTCAAAGCACTGCTCTCAAAAAGGAGTTCCGGTGCCCGTCCCTGAGAGCACAATGGAATACGTGGGAAAGATGCGAAGACTGGTCGATGGGCTACTTTTGCAATTCTCTTGCAATCACATGTGCTTGGTTACCCTAAAAACTACGGGGTTTTTACATCTCACAAATAAAGTGAGATGAAAAGATGAAAGCATAAGTTAACCTGAGTCCATTTTTAAAGGTATTTACTCAGTCAACATAACCTTTCTACACTTCCCCTGCCATCGTTTGCAGAGATCCTTAGCAGGAAGCTGGGTTCCAATGACTAAGTTCAGAAACATGAAAAACTCTCATTCTACCCCAAAGAGACTGGGTTAAGTTCCCAATGGTCAAACACATgtaaagcattttaaaatgcagGATTTCAAGGTGCCTAACTAAATGGTGTGCAATTATAGAAGCAAGTCAAGCTTTTCAAGAAATCACATGACGTGGAAATGTGTTCAGACAGGTGGGAAATAAATATTATTTCtcctttaaaatacattttggtgcTGAGATAGTTGGGTTGAGAGCAACTCCCAGAGAGCCTTACACTCAATGGTAAACATCCGTAGGAGAGATGTGCCTATAGAAATGAAATGCTTACATAATGAAATATCTAAGAGTAAAAGTTGGAGGGTAACATGGATAATGAGAGCAGATAAAACCACAAAAGCTGAGAAATCCACTTTAGACAATGAAGCAGAAACGACAAAAAGAACATGATGAAATCAATGATCAGTTCTTCCTATGTCTCTTTCCTCCGGGGAACTGGAACAAGAGCCTCACCCCAATAGAAAACCACATTCTGTTAAAATACAAAGCCTTGGTTCAAATGGTCATGACATTTTTATACAtaagaaaattaatattttatcaaGAAAAGGTATTGAAATATAGGCATTTGAAAAGGGAAAAATCTCTATTAGATGGCAAAGGTGAGAATATTTATAATAATAACTGAGCAGACTGAAggggggtaaaaaaaaagaaagaaaaagactaaCCCACTCGAAATGCCAGTGGCTTTCCTTTATTTAGTTGCTCTTGTTCTCTGTGGTAGGCTAATACTTTCTGAAGAAGCACCTGGGCCAACTCCTTCTTCCTGTTGTGAGTTGACTCTACAAGAGTTATGGCCTCTGCTAAGCAGGCTCTTTGTCCTTGGATTAAACCAGTATGAAGTTTATCCACAAATCTTCTTTCCTTCTCAGAGAGTCCTTCCGTGTGCTCCCTGAAAGTGGCTTGAATACATAATCTTCTCTCTACACCATTTGACGGGAGCCTCCCCTTGGGACAGTGGGCTCCAAGAGGACACACTGGCTGAAGCCGGGAGATTTCGGAGGTGAGACGAGGACGGGAGAGGCAGAGGCAGTGGTAACGGCGGAGAGGTGTTCTTAAAAGGCCTTTGGGGAGGTGCTGGGGGGAATGCTGCAGTAGCACAGGAATATTCATTTTCACTTCTTCCTGAAGAAAATACTGGAAGTTTCTGGTTCACTGTGAAGCTGGACCTttctagaagaaagaaaaaaatatattttttctgccAGTTCAAGATACAACTAAGATATTTAAGTAGTAAAATTAAAAATCTATATTTACTGAGACACATATAATCAAGGTTCTTGGTAGTATAAACAGTTCAGTAGGAAATTCTTCTTTCTAAAGAGAGAAGACTTCCTTTTTGCTATAGCTAATATTCAAAGTAACCCAAATCGTGGAACtagaaaaattatcaagggcaatttaaatgaaaatgtttttcttaacaaaaacaccccaaaacaaacaaaaaacccccaacTCCATTAGGATAGAAATATTATGCCTTATCTATTTAATTATGTGAAAAGACCTTATATTCATCTTTAACAGCTTCCCAAGTCCCAATTCAAACCCTCTGTCACAGTCGTTTCCAACTCACCGTGGCCCcgagggacagagtagaactgcttcagtttccaaggctggaacgcctcatctttctcctaggaagtaccaggtaggtttgaacagctgaccttgtggtgtgcAGTCCTGAAATTCATACAAAGGATGAAAAAGGTTTTTTCTCTGGTGTTGGCTTTATTCCTCCTCTGCAAAAGACATGTGTGGACACCTGAGGTACAAGTTTAGACACATGTATGTATTAACCTATTCATTCAGGAACACCCAAAGCATGGCCTAGAAGAAGCCAGCAAATGATAACCAGAAAAAGCCTCCATGTGAAGCGAGAGGCGGAGGTTGAATAGACACTAGAATAATGGGGTCTTTCAAAGAACAGCAAGGACCACTTCAATACTTATTAGAATTGCACATTCCCAGTCCCACATTTAGAACGTCAGTAGGTAAGCACACTCAAGTTTGAAGCATTGCAGAATCAGATGAGGATCCCTTTCTAAGATGTTCCTGACAGTCTCCATGCTAGCTGACTCGATGTGCCCACGGCACAGGGCAGAGGTTATGGACAGTGGCCACAATCTGTCTCTGTCACTGAGACCTGACGGCCTTGTGCACGTTGCTTACACACTTGCTGCCTGTTTCCACTTGAGTAAAAGGCAGATAAGACTATTCTAGTAGGGTGACTGTGGGAAGTAGATGAATTAATTCATGCGAAATGCTTTCAGCAGTGCCTAAAACAACACATTCTTAGCTCGGTAAAATTCTCTCATTACCAATTTACAAAACATTAGTTCATAAGTAGGCTACAAACCTAGCTTCTAATGGTTAATGAAAATTCACAAATATCCACACAGCA
The Tenrec ecaudatus isolate mTenEca1 chromosome 3, mTenEca1.hap1, whole genome shotgun sequence DNA segment above includes these coding regions:
- the MMAA gene encoding methylmalonic aciduria type A protein, mitochondrial, giving the protein MNIPVLLQHSPQHLPKGLLRTPLRRYHCLCLSRPRLTSEISRLQPVCPLGAHCPKGRLPSNGVERRLCIQATFREHTEGLSEKERRFVDKLHTGLIQGQRACLAEAITLVESTHNRKKELAQVLLQKVLAYHREQEQLNKGKPLAFRVGLSGPPGAGKSTFIEYLGKMLTERGHKVSVLAVDPSSCTSGGSLLGDKTRMTELSRDMNAYIRPSPTRGTLGGVTRTTNEAILLCEGGGYDIILIETVGVGQSEFAVADMVDMFVLLLPPAGGDELQGIKRGIIEMADLVVVTKSDGDLVVPARRIQAEYVSALKLLRKRSEVWRPKVIRISSRSGEGITEMWDKMQEFRDLMITSGELATKRQKQQKVWMWHLIQENVLEHFRTHPTVREQIPLLERRVLSGALSPGLAADLLLKAFKDRD